The following proteins are encoded in a genomic region of Gouania willdenowi chromosome 6, fGouWil2.1, whole genome shotgun sequence:
- the fancf gene encoding Fanconi anemia group F protein, whose protein sequence is MEAVLKNMEVTVELVGVARHSSSVGLWDGPTLSRAFHWAQYCELVFHRFYNQCSIRRLMEQRLESTNSRLRATVPGYTCISFTDLSHLQNHLLLGLLSNPELPPSLITILCDSKRTKNLPNKHHEDFRGMCDILIRCKAACRLLRPLTDSWVGDAGTEVQAEMLMERLEDLLSHDSVAQGADWLSHGRDTQRAEHFLRSLLLGCEGAEQHFCHVMAAALLTENQQHRAAQECVVQWLHSDQRVLLLMCSTMSAKLLSQLAKQHQTFKDMYLCTLHGWAAQMEYSTDEGAWIQTSTNPYALMFQELTQHFKELCEACSSLRENILEHIMSLKKSNGDYDVEGLSVWGDLWTALHK, encoded by the coding sequence ATGGAGGCGGTTCTGAAGAACATGGAGGTAACAGTTGAACTTGTGGGCGTGGCCAGGCACAGCAGTTCTGTTGGGCTGTGGGATGGACCCACACTGTCCAGGGCGTTCCACTGGGCTCAGTACTGTGAGCTGGTGTTCCACAGGTTCTACAACCAGTGCTCCATACGGAGGCTGATGGAGCAACGCTTAGAGAGCACCAACAGCCGTCTGAGGGCCACTGTCCCCGGATACACGTGCATCTCCTTCACTGATCTGTCCCACCTACAGAACCACCTGCTGCTGGGCCTGTTGAGCAACCCTGAGCTGCCCCCCTCCCTCATTACCATTCTGTGTGACTCCAAAAGAACCAAAAACCTCCCCAACAAACACCACGAGGACTTTAGAGGGATGTGTGACATTTTAATAAGATGCAAAGCGGCCTGTAGGCTCCTGCGTCCCCTCACGGACTCCTGGGTGGGGGATGCTGGGACTGAGGTGCAGGCCGAGATGCTGATGGAGAGGCTGGAggatttgctgagtcatgacaGTGTCGCGCAGGGAGCGGATTGGCTGAGTCATGGCAGGGACACACAGCGAGCGGAGCACTTCCTCCGCTCCCTCCTGCTGGGATGTGAAGGAGCAGAGCAGCACTTTTGCCACGTCATGGCTGCTGCTCTGCTGACGGAGAACCAGCAGCACAGAGCAGCACAGGAGTGTGTGGTGCAGTGGCTGCACAGTGACCAGCGTGTGCTGCTGCTCATGTGTTCCACTATGAGTGCTAAGCTGCTCTCACAGCTAGCTAAACAGCACCAAACATTTAAAGACATGTACCTGTGCACGCTACACGGGTGGGCCGCACAGATGGAGTACAGCACGGATGAGGGTGCATGGATTCAGACCAGCACTAACCCCTACGCACTCATGTTCCAGGAGCTGACTCAGCACTTTAAGGAACTGTGTGAGGCCTGTTCTTCTTTGAGGGAGAACATTTTAGAACACATAATGTCATTAAAGAAGTCCAATGGAGACTACGATGTTGAAGGTTTGAGTGTGTGGGGAGACCTCTGGACAGCCTTACATAAGTGA